The Streptomyces sp. NBC_00435 nucleotide sequence GTATTTCCTGGGGGATCGACCACTGAAGGAGCACGGCGCTCCGGTGTGACGTTCAGTGGGGCCGGGGCGATCCCCCGGCCCCACACGCCCTCGGCTACTGAGGCAGCTCGGGGAACATCACGCCTCGCGACTGGAAATCGGACTCATCGGCGCGCGGGCGCGAAGGTGAGGTCAGTCATTCGCACCGGCCGCACACGAATCCGCGCCGCAGAGCGGGCCGAGGCCTCACGAGTACCGGCACCGGCGCCCACCGGCCGCGGTGCGCCCGGTGGGGCGGCGGACCGTACGGCGACTGCCAGGCCGGCCGCGCGGTCCGGCCCGAGCCGCGCACACCGCGGCGCCGTGGCGCCGGGGCCCGGAGCAACTCGGCCACCAGGACCGGGTCGTAGTCGTGCGGCAGGTTCAGGAGCTCGGGCCGCGCGGAACGCGCGTACAGCCGTTCCAGGACAATGAGCCAGTTTTCAGACATGGGGATACACCGGTTCCAGTGAGAAGACCGCAGCGAAAAGGAGCGCGGCGCACAGGTGCGACGCGCGACGGATCAGCGCTCGGGAGATCTCACTTGGTGTACAACGGCACGTCCTTGACGGGGTGACTGCGGGCGGGAGCACGCTAACGGCCCACGGGGGCACCGCTCCACCGATTTTCGGGCGGGTGGCGTCGCCTCGGGTCAGGCCTCTGCGTGCGCAGGTGCCCGAAGCGTTCGTCCCAGGCCCCGGACTCCAGGTCGCGGCGGAGCCTCTCGTCGAAGCGTTCACTCCACCGGCGGACACTGAACGGCGTCATCGCCCCCTCGAACTCACCGTCGGGGCCCAAGCTGCGGTTCTGCGTGATGCGTGCTCCGGTCCGGATCAACGGCTGGTGAAATACAAGAGCCCGGCCAGCAAACGAGGCTGGCCGGGCTTTCGTACAGGGACGCCGCTGATACCCCGGCGTCCGCTATGAGGCGGGAAGGCTTAGGCGGGGGTGATGTTCTCCGCCTGGGGGCCCTTCTGGCCCTGGGTGACGTCGAAGTTCACCTTCTGGCCTTCCTGGAGCTCACGGAAGCCCTGGGCGGCGATGTTCGAGTAGTGGGCGAAGACGTCCGGGCCTCCACCGTCCTGCTCGATGAAGCCGAAGCCCTTTTCCGAGTTGAACCACTTCACGGTTCCGGTGGCCATGTGTCCTCCAAGGGACTAGAAACCGGTCCCGCACCATGCGGGATCCGGAGGTGATCGCCCTGGTCCTCAGAGACGCTGGAACAGCAAAATCGCCCGTGAAAGTTGCACTCACGGGCGACCGGTACTTCGGAACCATGACAGCTGCCGCTGACGCTACACGGACCGTGCTCCTCGCACCACAAGAACACTGTGCGGGGAAGGACGAGCCGCGGCCCGCTCCCGGAGGACGAGGCCGGCGCAGCCGCCCGAAAGGGGCTCTGCGCCAGGACTCGACCCGTCGTGCGCACGACTGGATTCACGTACGAGAGCCCGCCGCCCGAAGTGGCCGGCCTTCGTGGAATCCACCCACGCACCGGCTTGACCGGCGAACCTGCGGCAACGTAGCTTCAACGCACCGACCCATGAGCTACTGGAAGGAGGCGACGTCGGATGTCCACCATCTCCGGAACGCTTCGCCTCGCTCACCAGATCGCCTGGGCTCCGGGTCGTGTCGCACACGGCTGCTGAAGCAGCCCCTTCCCGGCGTGCCCGATCGTGGCCCCGGAAACCTCTCCACCTCCTCCACCACCTCCGTCATCACTTATGGCACCTCGCTGCGTGCCGTTTTGTCGCGCTCCGAGTTATTGAGCTGCGACGACTGGAAGAGAAAGCTCCTGCACATGGCGACTAGGACAGTCCGATCGACCGCGCCCCGAAACGGGGGCCTGCCGTGGTAGCGGCCCGGATCACGGTCAACGGGAAAGAAACACCGATCGCACCGGCCGCAGCCCACACCACGGTGCTGGATTTCCTGCGCGACCGCGGCCTCACCGGCACCAAGGAGGGCTGCGCCGAGGGT carries:
- a CDS encoding cold-shock protein, translated to MATGTVKWFNSEKGFGFIEQDGGGPDVFAHYSNIAAQGFRELQEGQKVNFDVTQGQKGPQAENITPA